From one Ochrobactrum vermis genomic stretch:
- a CDS encoding ABC transporter permease, with protein MRSESTSTGMHWMLRLFSLPRVARIGIGPLVAGALLAAIVLLTLISPWIAPHDPLAMNPLMRLKPPSDEYLLGTDNYGRDLFSRMILGGRISLLIGLFAAAASIAAGVFIGLIAGFFRTADAIIMRMMDALMAMPSILIAIALVALNGPTIGSVIVAITIPEIPRVVRLVRSVILSAREEPYVEAALALGSSTSKILFRHLLPNTMAPLIVQGTYIVASAILTEAILSFLGAGISTEIPTWGNIMAEGRQFFRIKPSIVLWPGLLLTLCVLSINLLGDTARDSLDPRLKKREG; from the coding sequence ATGCGCTCTGAATCGACATCGACTGGCATGCACTGGATGCTTCGCCTGTTCTCGTTGCCGCGCGTTGCTCGCATCGGTATCGGGCCACTGGTTGCGGGTGCTCTTCTCGCCGCAATCGTTCTGCTCACCCTCATCTCGCCCTGGATCGCACCGCACGATCCTCTGGCCATGAACCCGCTAATGCGTCTGAAACCGCCTTCGGATGAATATCTGCTCGGTACTGACAATTACGGTCGCGATCTCTTCTCGCGTATGATCCTCGGCGGGCGCATCTCACTCCTGATCGGGCTTTTCGCGGCGGCAGCGTCGATTGCGGCTGGAGTTTTCATCGGTCTTATCGCCGGTTTCTTCCGTACTGCCGATGCGATCATCATGCGCATGATGGATGCCTTGATGGCGATGCCGTCGATCCTGATCGCCATCGCGCTGGTTGCGCTCAACGGGCCGACCATCGGTTCGGTGATTGTGGCGATCACCATTCCTGAAATTCCGCGGGTGGTGCGTCTGGTCCGTTCGGTTATTCTGAGCGCCCGAGAGGAGCCTTATGTCGAAGCGGCATTGGCGCTCGGTTCCAGCACGTCGAAAATCCTGTTCCGCCATCTTTTGCCGAATACGATGGCGCCCCTGATCGTGCAGGGCACCTATATCGTCGCATCGGCGATCCTTACCGAAGCGATCCTTTCATTCCTCGGCGCTGGCATCAGCACCGAAATTCCGACCTGGGGCAACATCATGGCCGAAGGCCGCCAGTTCTTCCGCATCAAGCCGTCGATTGTGCTCTGGCCCGGCCTTTTGCTGACATTGTGCGTGCTGTCGATCAATCTTCTCGGTGATACGGCGCGCGATAGTCTCGATCCACGCCTCAAGAAGCGGGAGGGCTGA
- a CDS encoding ABC transporter ATP-binding protein, which yields MELRNRDFSQEPVVLEVENLVVALPGGTPVLRDVNFDIRKGETVCLVGESGSGKSVTSLTAMGLLPKCALKVESGAIRLDGNDLLKLSPSDMKKIRATRISMIFQEPMTALNPVMRVGEQITEVLDIHTGLSVDAKRAKVINIMEQVHLPDVERIYQSYPHQLSGGQRQRIMIAMALILEPMLLIADEPTTALDVTTQKQILSLIAELQEKHGTAVLFITHDMGVVAEIADRVCVMRSGEIVERGRIQPMLTQPQQQYTKDLLGSVPSLIPRAAREPQGLDPVIQVRNLGMTYQGGSIFNRKPAVKASCEVTFDLKPGRTLGIVGESGSGKTTVARSIMRLIEPTEGEIVIDGCDIAHLGKRDMKPFRKKLQVVFQDPFRSLNPRWTIEQSLTEGPLNYGVSYEEAVAEAKRLLKIVSLPEDALKRYPHQFSGGQRQRIAIARAVALRPDILVADEAVSALDVSVQAQVLDLLAELQKDTGIAIIFITHDLRVAAQICDEVLVMKRGEVVEQGEAAVVLGSPSHDYTRALIEAAPGRFWDFAAGQPVA from the coding sequence ATGGAACTGCGCAATCGTGATTTCTCGCAAGAGCCTGTTGTGCTTGAGGTGGAAAACCTCGTTGTCGCCTTACCGGGCGGTACACCAGTCCTGCGTGACGTCAACTTCGATATCCGCAAGGGTGAAACGGTTTGCCTCGTCGGCGAATCCGGCTCGGGCAAATCGGTGACTTCGCTGACGGCGATGGGGCTTTTGCCCAAGTGTGCCCTCAAGGTGGAGAGCGGCGCTATCCGGCTGGACGGCAACGACCTCCTCAAGCTGTCGCCCTCCGATATGAAGAAAATACGCGCCACGCGTATTTCGATGATCTTTCAGGAGCCGATGACGGCGCTCAATCCCGTCATGCGTGTCGGCGAACAGATCACCGAGGTGCTGGACATTCACACTGGACTGTCTGTGGATGCCAAACGTGCCAAAGTCATCAACATCATGGAGCAGGTGCATCTGCCCGATGTCGAGCGCATTTATCAGAGCTATCCGCACCAACTATCCGGTGGGCAGCGCCAGCGCATCATGATCGCCATGGCGCTCATTTTAGAGCCGATGCTGCTGATTGCCGATGAGCCAACCACGGCACTCGATGTGACAACGCAAAAGCAGATTTTGTCGCTGATTGCTGAGTTGCAGGAAAAGCATGGGACTGCCGTGCTGTTCATTACGCATGATATGGGTGTGGTGGCCGAGATCGCGGACCGGGTCTGCGTTATGCGTAGCGGCGAGATCGTAGAGCGTGGCAGAATCCAGCCGATGCTGACGCAGCCGCAGCAGCAATATACGAAAGACCTGCTCGGATCGGTACCAAGCCTCATTCCGCGTGCGGCACGTGAACCGCAGGGCCTCGATCCGGTCATCCAAGTCCGCAATCTTGGCATGACCTATCAGGGTGGCAGCATTTTCAACAGAAAGCCCGCCGTCAAGGCATCGTGCGAGGTGACATTCGACCTCAAGCCGGGTCGCACGCTCGGTATCGTCGGTGAGTCCGGTTCCGGCAAGACGACGGTGGCACGGTCGATCATGCGCCTAATCGAACCCACGGAAGGCGAAATCGTCATCGACGGTTGTGACATCGCCCATCTCGGCAAACGCGACATGAAGCCGTTTCGCAAGAAACTTCAAGTCGTATTTCAGGACCCGTTCCGCTCGCTCAATCCGCGCTGGACCATCGAACAGAGCTTGACCGAGGGTCCGCTGAACTACGGTGTCTCCTATGAGGAGGCCGTGGCCGAAGCCAAGCGGCTTTTGAAGATCGTTTCGTTGCCGGAAGATGCTTTAAAACGTTATCCGCACCAATTCTCTGGCGGCCAGCGCCAGCGCATCGCCATCGCCCGCGCGGTTGCCCTGCGGCCGGATATTCTGGTTGCAGACGAGGCTGTGTCGGCGCTTGATGTGTCGGTGCAGGCGCAAGTTCTCGATCTTCTGGCAGAGCTACAGAAGGACACCGGTATCGCCATTATCTTCATTACGCATGACCTCCGGGTCGCAGCGCAAATCTGCGATGAGGTGCTCGTGATGAAGCGTGGCGAGGTGGTCGAGCAAGGGGAGGCGGCCGTCGTGCTGGGAAGCCCGTCGCACGACTATACACGCGCACTGATTGAAGCGGCTCCCGGTCGCTTCTGGGATTTTGCGGCGGGGCAGCCCGTCGCCTAA
- a CDS encoding M20 aminoacylase family protein produces MPIIPFIEEKAGEMRGVFEDLHRHPEIGFEEKYASGVVANLLEKWGFDEVHTGIAKTGVVGILKGRNASNRRVGLRADMDALPIDEISGVPYSSQNPGRMHACGHDGHTTMLLGAAQYLAATRNFEGSAVFVFQPAEEGLGGARGMIAEGLFERFPCDEIYGMHNQPLGTLGKAVIRKGAAMAGASFFDIKLTGKGSHAAQPHNSRDVLVIGADLVGQLQTIVSRNIPATDACVVSCTQFHTGSAYNIVPEVAAITGTIRYFEKRVCDLAESRLREICTGVAAGYGITVDVDIRNVFDVLRNDHELTDAYVAAARDVLGEENVTDDCPAFMGSEDFADMLASVPGAYINVLHGGKAALHNPAFTLDPATLPIGSSIYARIVETRLPVNKELAA; encoded by the coding sequence ATGCCCATCATACCGTTTATTGAGGAAAAAGCCGGCGAGATGCGCGGGGTTTTCGAGGACCTGCATCGTCATCCCGAGATTGGCTTTGAGGAGAAATACGCTTCGGGCGTTGTCGCCAATCTTTTGGAAAAGTGGGGTTTCGATGAAGTTCATACCGGTATTGCCAAGACCGGCGTTGTCGGCATCCTTAAGGGACGCAACGCTAGCAATCGTCGGGTCGGCCTGCGCGCGGATATGGATGCGTTGCCCATTGATGAAATTTCTGGCGTTCCCTATAGCTCGCAAAATCCCGGTCGCATGCATGCTTGCGGTCATGACGGACACACGACAATGCTGCTCGGTGCTGCGCAATATCTCGCGGCAACGCGCAATTTCGAAGGCAGTGCCGTTTTCGTTTTTCAGCCCGCCGAAGAAGGGCTCGGTGGTGCGCGCGGCATGATCGCGGAGGGCCTATTTGAGCGGTTCCCATGCGATGAAATCTACGGCATGCACAATCAGCCTCTGGGTACGCTTGGCAAAGCCGTCATCCGCAAGGGCGCGGCCATGGCTGGCGCCAGCTTCTTCGACATTAAACTGACCGGCAAAGGCAGCCATGCCGCCCAGCCGCATAATTCGCGTGATGTGCTTGTGATCGGTGCCGATCTCGTTGGCCAATTGCAGACCATCGTTTCCCGCAACATCCCGGCTACCGATGCCTGTGTCGTTTCCTGCACGCAGTTCCACACCGGTAGCGCCTACAACATCGTGCCGGAAGTCGCAGCTATCACCGGTACTATCCGCTATTTCGAAAAGCGCGTCTGCGACCTTGCCGAAAGCCGCCTGCGCGAGATTTGTACCGGTGTCGCGGCAGGCTATGGCATTACCGTCGATGTCGATATTCGCAATGTATTCGATGTCTTGCGCAACGACCACGAACTGACGGATGCCTATGTGGCGGCCGCACGCGATGTTCTGGGCGAAGAAAACGTGACCGACGATTGCCCGGCTTTCATGGGCAGCGAGGATTTTGCCGACATGCTCGCCAGCGTGCCCGGCGCCTACATTAATGTGCTGCATGGCGGCAAGGCTGCCCTCCACAATCCTGCCTTTACGCTCGATCCCGCGACGTTACCCATCGGATCGTCGATCTATGCCCGGATCGTGGAAACTCGTCTACCAGTGAATAAGGAATTAGCCGCATGA
- a CDS encoding M20/M25/M40 family metallo-hydrolase: MSAHELPFDLDDMIVRLRPWIETESPTFEAAAVNRMVDAAAYDFAAAGASVELIPGRMGFGGSLRARFPHADQGKPGVLVSGHLDTVHPLGVIEMNPYRREGGKIYGPGIQDMKGGNFVALEAMRQIVRSGLTTKLPVTFLLTPDEEVGTPSTRDLIEQEALKNKYVLVPEPARRDGGAVVGRYAIARYNLETVGRPSHAGWLLAEGRSAIRRMAEKVIDIEALTTDDCTFSVGVIQAGQWVNCVSSNCKAEVLSMAKTQKDLEDGVVRIMALAGMKDDVEFIVTRGVTRPVWENAQPQDMKLFNFANDIAKAIGFTMTAQSSGGGSDGNFTGALGIPTLDSIGVRGEGLHTLGEHIFEDSLIERARLHAGLFLGLE, translated from the coding sequence ATGAGTGCGCATGAACTGCCATTTGATCTCGATGATATGATTGTACGCCTGCGCCCATGGATCGAGACGGAAAGCCCGACCTTCGAAGCGGCCGCTGTGAACCGAATGGTGGACGCTGCCGCTTATGATTTTGCTGCCGCCGGTGCGAGCGTAGAATTGATCCCCGGACGGATGGGATTTGGAGGCTCTCTGCGCGCACGCTTCCCGCATGCAGATCAAGGCAAGCCGGGCGTTTTGGTGTCCGGTCATCTCGATACGGTGCATCCGCTCGGCGTTATTGAAATGAATCCATATCGCCGCGAAGGCGGCAAGATTTATGGCCCTGGCATTCAGGATATGAAAGGCGGCAATTTTGTCGCTCTCGAAGCCATGCGCCAAATCGTTCGCTCGGGACTGACGACAAAGTTGCCCGTTACTTTCCTGCTAACCCCTGACGAAGAAGTTGGCACGCCTTCGACGCGCGACCTGATCGAACAGGAAGCACTCAAGAACAAATACGTTCTGGTGCCTGAACCGGCGCGGCGCGATGGCGGCGCGGTGGTAGGTCGCTATGCGATAGCCCGCTATAATCTCGAGACGGTGGGACGACCCAGTCATGCTGGTTGGCTGCTGGCGGAAGGCCGTTCCGCCATCCGCCGAATGGCGGAGAAGGTCATCGATATTGAAGCTCTTACTACGGATGACTGTACCTTCTCCGTGGGGGTTATTCAGGCGGGACAGTGGGTCAATTGCGTTTCCTCGAACTGCAAGGCCGAAGTGCTCAGCATGGCCAAAACCCAGAAGGATCTAGAAGACGGCGTTGTGCGGATCATGGCGCTTGCAGGCATGAAAGACGATGTCGAATTCATCGTGACGCGCGGTGTAACCCGTCCGGTTTGGGAAAATGCGCAGCCGCAGGATATGAAGCTCTTCAACTTCGCTAATGATATCGCTAAGGCGATCGGTTTTACAATGACAGCGCAAAGCTCGGGCGGCGGATCGGATGGTAATTTCACCGGTGCACTTGGCATCCCGACACTCGATTCCATTGGCGTGCGTGGCGAAGGCTTGCACACTTTGGGTGAGCATATCTTCGAAGACAGTCTGATTGAACGGGCGCGCCTCCATGCGGGTCTGTTCCTCGGGCTTGAATAA
- a CDS encoding penicillin acylase family protein, producing the protein MFDAKLDETRLDARQVAGLKEDVVITVDRWGVAHIRANNLHDLFFAQGWNAARDRLWQIDIGRKRGLGLLARDFGPGYLEQDRAARLLLYRGDMASEWKAYGPDSEEICTAFAYGINAYVDACDAGSIALPPEFVLLGHRPDHWKPEDVVRVRTHSLTRNASSELLRSKVMAAAGIELGAKLDRLRKELSHGVVPQPVDGFDPAIMTDRVLRDFNLAVSPATFSRDRLAATLEEADLWTTVAPSGEIVRATFEEGSNNWAISAEKTSTGRPILALDPHRTHVLPSIRYVVHLSMPGLDIIGAGEPMVPGISMGHNGTAAFGLTIFGADQEDIYVYRTNESDPDLYAYDKDWEPVETIKETISVKGYPCQTVALKFTRHGPLLYQDFESNRALALRTVWMNAGMAPYMASLSVMRATSYADYADALAGWGCPSVNHIYADTSNTIAWKPSGATPVRNNWDGLLPVPGDGRYEWAGYLSARGGPHEINPVRGFVATANAMNVPDDWSCSNPAIGYEWVDSSRHITLHRELSRKEPISLTDCVRLQCSTFSPIAGRVLACLLAMPAVTESPVWRLLQDWDGDLTARSASAAFFEVWFSKHLGPLAARMEGATPEIIPLLMPFDAPSIVAWLEEAQADMQMHERIVESLNDGWAECQAVMGADPERWSWGQIHKLHLQHPLQTLTEENWSLAPIGLGGSSSTLNYANYRLADFSVLAGPSVRMVIDVGSWDNSLFMNNPGQSGIPETSHYQDLFNGWRDGIHCPLVYSQKAVQAAAVHTIMLKA; encoded by the coding sequence ATGTTCGATGCAAAGTTGGATGAGACAAGACTTGATGCCCGACAAGTCGCGGGCCTGAAAGAAGACGTCGTCATCACCGTGGATCGGTGGGGTGTGGCACACATTCGGGCCAACAACCTTCACGATCTTTTCTTTGCACAGGGGTGGAACGCCGCACGCGACCGCCTCTGGCAGATCGATATCGGACGTAAGCGCGGTCTCGGCCTACTGGCACGAGATTTCGGTCCGGGCTATCTCGAGCAAGACAGAGCTGCAAGGCTGCTGCTGTATCGCGGCGACATGGCTTCGGAATGGAAAGCCTATGGGCCGGATTCGGAAGAAATCTGCACTGCATTTGCTTATGGCATCAATGCCTATGTCGATGCTTGCGACGCAGGCTCGATAGCACTGCCGCCGGAATTTGTGCTGCTTGGTCATCGGCCGGATCACTGGAAGCCGGAAGATGTTGTACGCGTACGAACCCATTCGTTGACGCGCAATGCGTCATCCGAACTTCTGCGATCTAAAGTGATGGCAGCGGCCGGGATCGAACTCGGCGCGAAGCTCGATCGGTTGCGCAAGGAGTTGTCGCATGGCGTCGTGCCTCAACCGGTTGATGGGTTCGATCCGGCGATCATGACTGACCGTGTTCTGCGCGATTTCAATCTCGCAGTCAGTCCGGCGACATTCTCCAGAGACAGGCTTGCCGCCACACTTGAGGAAGCCGATCTATGGACCACAGTTGCTCCATCCGGTGAAATTGTCAGAGCGACTTTCGAAGAAGGGTCGAACAACTGGGCCATATCGGCAGAAAAAACCAGTACGGGGCGGCCAATACTGGCTCTCGACCCACATCGCACACATGTTTTACCATCGATCCGCTATGTCGTGCACCTCTCCATGCCAGGACTGGACATTATAGGTGCAGGTGAACCGATGGTACCGGGTATATCCATGGGCCACAACGGCACCGCAGCTTTTGGGTTGACCATTTTTGGCGCGGATCAGGAAGATATTTATGTTTATCGGACAAATGAAAGCGATCCCGATCTTTATGCTTATGACAAGGACTGGGAACCCGTCGAGACGATAAAAGAAACGATTTCCGTGAAGGGTTACCCCTGCCAGACGGTTGCATTGAAGTTTACCCGCCACGGTCCGCTGCTCTATCAGGATTTTGAAAGCAATCGCGCTTTGGCACTGCGCACCGTCTGGATGAATGCGGGTATGGCGCCCTATATGGCCAGTCTCTCCGTGATGCGTGCGACCAGCTATGCGGATTATGCGGATGCACTGGCAGGCTGGGGCTGTCCATCCGTCAATCATATATATGCCGATACCAGCAACACGATTGCGTGGAAGCCATCCGGGGCGACGCCTGTTCGCAACAATTGGGACGGGCTTCTCCCCGTACCGGGCGATGGGCGCTATGAATGGGCCGGATATTTGTCGGCGCGAGGCGGACCCCACGAAATCAATCCTGTGCGCGGTTTCGTAGCGACGGCCAATGCCATGAATGTGCCGGATGATTGGTCATGTTCGAACCCGGCCATCGGCTATGAGTGGGTCGACAGCAGCAGGCACATTACACTTCATCGCGAATTGTCGCGAAAGGAGCCCATTTCGCTCACCGATTGCGTACGCCTGCAGTGCTCGACTTTCTCACCGATTGCCGGCCGCGTGCTCGCCTGTTTGTTGGCAATGCCAGCGGTCACTGAATCACCGGTCTGGCGGTTATTACAAGACTGGGATGGCGACCTCACGGCTCGATCTGCCAGTGCTGCCTTTTTCGAGGTGTGGTTCAGCAAACACCTCGGCCCGCTTGCGGCCCGAATGGAGGGCGCGACGCCAGAGATCATTCCGTTGCTCATGCCGTTCGATGCGCCGAGCATCGTGGCGTGGCTGGAAGAGGCGCAAGCCGATATGCAGATGCATGAACGCATCGTCGAAAGCCTCAATGATGGCTGGGCCGAATGCCAAGCCGTGATGGGCGCAGATCCCGAGCGCTGGTCGTGGGGACAAATCCATAAGCTTCATTTACAGCACCCTCTGCAAACGCTGACGGAAGAAAACTGGTCTCTCGCCCCCATCGGTCTCGGCGGTAGCAGTTCAACGCTCAATTATGCCAATTACCGTCTCGCGGATTTTTCCGTTCTGGCCGGGCCGTCTGTCCGCATGGTAATTGACGTCGGTTCCTGGGATAACAGCTTGTTTATGAACAATCCGGGGCAGTCGGGCATTCCCGAAACATCACATTATCAGGATCTTTTTAATGGTTGGCGCGATGGAATCCATTGTCCGCTCGTCTATTCGCAAAAGGCCGTGCAAGCTGCGGCCGTTCACACAATCATGCTGAAAGCATAA
- a CDS encoding SIS domain-containing protein yields MPKQLPVDIAETLNALAQRDFSHVFLVACGGSLSIMHPGKYFLDRHSEQLTSDVYNGDEFVTRDPRRLNSDAIVILCSQTGTTKETVRAAKHARSRGAHVISLTLDPQSPLAISADHVLQYQASYTTGIPIDGADSNYSVLYMLLAGIIDLRDETSLLPKLLESLPALQPAIERGQQHFDETFTRYAERYGREKVIYTMASGPVYGAAYSFSICVLMEMLWINSQAIHANEFFHGPFEVVDKNACFVVMIGLDETRALAERGLDFLYRFGEPDNMLVLDAAKLDLAGIDDTFRGYFVPLIFFDALWKFAYKLAAKREQVMLDGRRYMKKITDY; encoded by the coding sequence ATGCCCAAACAACTCCCTGTCGATATTGCCGAAACCTTGAATGCGCTTGCACAGCGGGATTTTTCGCATGTGTTTCTGGTTGCCTGCGGTGGATCGCTGTCAATCATGCATCCGGGCAAGTATTTTCTGGATCGCCATTCGGAGCAGCTGACATCTGACGTCTATAATGGCGACGAGTTCGTCACACGTGACCCGCGTCGCCTCAACAGCGACGCCATTGTCATTCTGTGCTCCCAGACCGGCACCACCAAGGAAACGGTGCGGGCGGCAAAACATGCCCGTAGCCGGGGTGCCCACGTCATCTCCCTGACGCTGGATCCGCAATCGCCGCTCGCCATCTCCGCCGACCACGTGCTGCAATACCAGGCGTCCTACACTACCGGCATTCCGATCGATGGCGCCGACAGCAATTACAGTGTGCTTTACATGTTGCTGGCCGGCATTATTGATTTGCGCGACGAGACCAGCCTGCTGCCAAAGCTGCTGGAAAGCTTGCCGGCGCTGCAACCGGCCATCGAACGCGGGCAGCAGCATTTTGATGAAACCTTTACCAGATATGCCGAGCGTTATGGCCGCGAAAAAGTCATCTACACCATGGCCAGCGGTCCGGTTTATGGCGCAGCCTATTCATTCTCCATCTGCGTGCTGATGGAGATGCTGTGGATCAATTCGCAAGCTATCCACGCCAATGAGTTTTTCCATGGCCCCTTCGAGGTCGTCGACAAGAATGCCTGTTTCGTCGTCATGATCGGTCTCGATGAAACGCGCGCACTAGCCGAGCGCGGCCTGGATTTCCTGTACCGGTTCGGCGAGCCGGACAATATGTTGGTGCTGGATGCGGCTAAACTCGATCTTGCTGGCATAGATGACACTTTCAGGGGCTATTTCGTGCCGCTGATTTTCTTCGATGCACTATGGAAATTTGCCTACAAACTGGCGGCCAAGCGTGAGCAGGTCATGCTGGATGGCCGCCGCTACATGAAAAAGATCACCGATTACTAA
- a CDS encoding PfkB family carbohydrate kinase, whose product MCERSHILSIGKMRMIKIAAMGDNVVDCYISRREMYPGGNCVNVAIQLSRFGAEAAYIGAVAADAAGRVIQAALREEGVDTSHLRMETTGKTAYCIIGHRGNNDRYFIRFDLGVSMFEPSAVDIEFARRFDAVHIGQSSNLDGWLDAIAPQRLSYDFSTRRDVEHYRRIGQKCFLAAVSGGELSPDEITTTIACLRESGAHWVLVTRGTEGAVLAGAQGVFYAEATPVVAVDTLGAGDSFIARTLYGLLKGEAPAMLLQAASRVAAATCGEYGGTGHAAPIELGEPIAELQN is encoded by the coding sequence GTGTGCGAACGTTCTCACATCTTGTCAATTGGGAAAATGAGAATGATCAAAATCGCGGCGATGGGCGACAATGTTGTCGATTGTTATATTTCGCGCCGGGAAATGTATCCGGGCGGAAATTGCGTTAATGTCGCCATCCAACTGAGCCGTTTCGGCGCTGAGGCGGCCTATATTGGCGCTGTGGCTGCGGACGCTGCGGGAAGGGTCATTCAGGCCGCGTTGCGCGAAGAGGGTGTGGACACATCGCATCTGCGCATGGAGACCACCGGCAAGACCGCCTATTGTATCATTGGCCATCGCGGCAATAATGATCGCTATTTCATCCGCTTTGATCTCGGGGTGTCGATGTTTGAGCCCAGCGCCGTCGATATCGAGTTCGCGCGCCGGTTTGATGCCGTCCATATCGGTCAGTCGAGCAACCTTGATGGCTGGCTGGACGCCATCGCGCCGCAACGCCTATCCTATGATTTCTCCACCCGCCGCGACGTCGAACATTATCGGCGTATCGGCCAGAAATGCTTTCTGGCTGCCGTTTCCGGTGGCGAGCTGTCACCGGACGAGATCACGACGACCATTGCCTGCCTGCGCGAGAGTGGGGCGCATTGGGTGCTGGTCACCCGTGGCACCGAGGGCGCAGTTCTTGCCGGTGCGCAAGGGGTTTTTTATGCCGAAGCAACGCCGGTTGTGGCGGTTGACACATTAGGTGCCGGCGACAGTTTCATTGCCCGCACCCTTTATGGTCTGCTGAAGGGCGAGGCGCCGGCAATGTTGCTGCAGGCGGCGTCGCGCGTCGCAGCGGCGACATGCGGTGAATATGGCGGCACCGGGCATGCCGCACCGATCGAACTCGGCGAGCCAATAGCCGAGTTGCAGAACTGA